CTGAGTTTACATTTTGAGTATCATGTCGATTTTTATACTTAAATCATTTTATGAGATAATACCAATTAAGGTGGTGTACCAGAGAACGTATAATTGCTTTTTTGGCGGCACTGCGCATCTAACTACAAACCCAGGAAAATCACACAAGGAGACCAAAGACATGCGTTGCGCAAACCATAAATTTGTCTTGAAGCTAGTGTCAATTCTTGACCTACAATTTGGTCACCTCAAGCAAGAAAAAAGAAGGATCGGAATTTCTTACCCCGAACAGATAATATttgatggcaaaaacttgtgtgagacggtctcacaggtcatacttgtaagacggatctcttatttgggtcatccatgaaaaagtattactttttatgctaaaagtattattttttattgtgaatatgggtagatttgacccgtctcacagattaagattcgtgagacggtctcacatgagatctacTCATATTTGATTACCGTGTAAATTCTAGTCTAGCCAAGGAAATTTAAGGCAAGCAAGACCACTAAGCCTCCTTGTAATACTATTAGACACTCTTCATCCGAAATTCACACCCTTACAAGCATACAAATTTAGAGAATTTTTTTTGTCTCCCAGTGTTGTCAAATTTTCGAGCTAACATTCTATCTTCAAGTCATGGAGACCAAAATTATGTCCAAGTAATGGAAATTATTTCTGTTGCTTTATTACATATATTAGAATATTCACCGCAATTAGTTTACTTATTTTTGAATGTGTTGTTCAAATTAAGATATATCCAACGGTTGAATAAGATATAAGTTAGCCACAAAATTCATTATCCGAATTGAAAACAATTTTGCTGATGTTTATGTGTGTAGTGTATTTGGTATGTAAATGTTAATTTGTTCGTACTTTGGAAACTTCAAACTTGATTATTTTCACTTTGTCAAATAGAAATGCACATATGCTTAACTTATACGATGCCTATCGTTTTTCTCAtcttacttttttttttcttctcataaatttttattttatctgaCTTTCGTCCTTCTTAAAACGAATCCAGAAGTGAAGAATACCAGATGTCAAGTTAAGGGGTTTGCTTTTACATTTCCAGACTAAAATTATCGATGAAAAACCCCAATTTCTACCCTTATATAGACCACACCTCAGCAGAATATGAAGACGACGATGTTGATGAAGATGAAGAGAGCCCTGATCAGAATTTTTCCCAAAATGGGTATTATGAAAACTCGAAGAGGCACCCCAAGAAGAGAAAGCTAGAGTCATTTGTCTCTACTTATGATCTGACTCCTCGCAAGGAAATGTGGAGTGAGGAGGAAAGCTTTGTGCTGTTGGAAGTTTGGGGAGAAAGGTACATGGAGCTAGGAAGGAGGAGTTTGAGGGCTGAGGATTGGGCTGAGTTGACTGATAAGGTATTGGAAATGAGTAGAGTTAAGAGGACGGAGGTGGAGTGTAGACACCAATTGGATGTTCTCAAGAACAAGTACAAAAAAGAAAGAGCAAAAGTGGAAAGTGGGCATGGAAGCAAAtgggtatttttcaagaaaatggaTGTTTTGTTGAACATGAGGACAAGAGGTCATTGTGGGTTGGGCTGTGGGGTTGATTCGGGGGAGTATGTTTTTATGAATCCATTTGTATACTTGGACAGGTCTAATGTATTGGACGAAATGAGGGATAGTCCAGGACAGTCAGACGAGGATAATGAGGATGAGGAGGAAGAGGAGGGTCTGGGAGGTGAGAGACAGGAAACTGAGTCTGCTCGGTTGTTGGCTGGATCGATTCAGAAGTTTGGACAGATGTATGAAAAGATTGAAGAGAGTAAGAGGAAGCAAATGATGGAATTGGAGAAGATGAGACAAGATTTTCAGAGAGAGTTAGAGTTGCAGAGGAAGCAAATTGTGGAGCGTGCTGAAGCAGAAATTgctaaaataagaaaaatggAAGATGACGAGCATGATACTACCGATACTTCATTGGAGACTGGAGAGTATCGAAGATTGATGCAGGTAACTCAACAACCTTCATTGTGAAGTGGAATCACCTCTAAGTTATTTCCTGTGGCTTTCTGTTTTGTAGAAAAATCTGCTGTTTCTCGTGGTTTCATTTGTTTTGATATCTCTTGTTTAAATGATGATTGTTGGTTTTGTTCATGATTTCTCTTAGAGGTATTGGTCATGCTTTTCTTGCTATGATTCTCACTTTGAATATCTTTCCGTGTGTGTCTTTGGTGCTCTTAAATTCCATGTTTACTTTGAACCAACTTTCTTCTATATTCCTTTTGACTTTTCTGTTATACTAATGAATTTATCAACACATATTGTTCATGTTGACTATTTTATGGTGATGCTATATAAATATTGTGTCCCGAATGCCAGAATCCAGGGAAGTGTGCTGTGAAAGAATGCAAGAATTGGGATATCAAAGAATGAAACAATGTTGGCAATCTTATCTAGAAAAGAACATAAATGACAAAATAATTGTAGA
The Primulina eburnea isolate SZY01 chromosome 5, ASM2296580v1, whole genome shotgun sequence genome window above contains:
- the LOC140832286 gene encoding trihelix transcription factor ENAP2-like isoform X1 — translated: MKNPNFYPYIDHTSAEYEDDDVDEDEESPDQNFSQNGYYENSKRHPKKRKLESFVSTYDLTPRKEMWSEEESFVLLEVWGERYMELGRRSLRAEDWAELTDKVLEMSRVKRTEVECRHQLDVLKNKYKKERAKVESGHGSKWVFFKKMDVLLNMRTRGHCGLGCGVDSGEYVFMNPFVYLDRSNVLDEMRDSPGQSDEDNEDEEEEEGLGGERQETESARLLAGSIQKFGQMYEKIEESKRKQMMELEKMRQDFQRELELQRKQIVERAEAEIAKIRKMEDDEHDTTDTSLETGEYRRLMQNPGKCAVKECKNWDIKE
- the LOC140832286 gene encoding trihelix transcription factor ENAP2-like isoform X2 codes for the protein MKNPNFYPYIDHTSAEYEDDDVDEDEESPDQNFSQNGYYENSKRHPKKRKLESFVSTYDLTPRKEMWSEEESFVLLEVWGERYMELGRRSLRAEDWAELTDKVLEMSRVKRTEVECRHQLDVLKNKYKKERAKVESGHGSKWVFFKKMDVLLNMRTRGHCGLGCGVDSGEYVFMNPFVYLDRSNVLDEMRDSPGQSDEDNEDEEEEEGLGGERQETESARLLAGSIQKFGQMYEKIEESKRKQMMELEKMRQDFQRELELQRKQIVERAEAEIAKIRKMEDDEHDTTDTSLETGEYRRLMQGSVL